The DNA window GGCCCCAGGGCGCCAGCCTCCGCCTGGCGCAAGTGAAAGAGCTGCAAGGGCAGATAGCCATGAAGATGGTGCAAGGGCCGTACAAGGTGGCCCTAATTGCCCAAGCCGAATGCTTGACTCCAGAGGCGGGCAACAGCCTGCTCAAGACCCTGGAGGAACCGCCGGCAGGAAGCGTATTCATATTAATATCAAGCCAAGCGCACCTGCTTTTGCCCACGATCGTCTCCCGGTGCCAGCCCATCTATTTTCGCCCGCTGGCGGGCGAGGTGGTAGAGCAGGCGCTAACAAGCCACGGCCTAGAGCCTAGCCAGGCCAAGCAGCTAGCGGCTATCGGCGGGGGGAGCCTGGGTCGGGCGCTGGCTCTGGCCCATGATCCGGCGGCTGGGGAACGAGCCCGGGAGTTAGATGCCTGGGTCCGGGATCTGGAGAAAGCGGCCCAAGCTGGGGACCCTAAGGCTAAACGAGCTAAAGCCGGAAATAGGCTGGATGCATCCGGGTGGGCCCAAGCGCTGCGGAGAGCTGAGCAATGGTCGGAGCGCGAGGACCTGGACGAGTTGTTAAACCTATTATCCAATTGGTGGTACCGAGAGATTGTGGCCAGGGAAAAATCCAGGCAGGATTCGGGCTGGGCCCGTCAGGGGTTTAAGGTAGTGGGGGAAGCCATCCAAGCCCTGAATCGCTCAGCCAATAAACGCCTGACTTTAGAGGTTATGTTTCTACGGTTACTGCAGCTTGCTGCCCAGAGACCATTCAAGCTGCACTTGGAGGGGGGATGAGATGGTTCAAGTGGTTGGCGTCCGGTTTAAGAAAGCCGGTAAGATATACTATTTCGATCCTAACCAGCACCGACTGCGCACCGGTGACCAGGTGATCGTCGAGACCACCCGGGGCGTCGAGTATGGGGTGGTGGTGGTAGGGCCGAAAGAAGTGCCCGAAGAAGAGATCGTACAACCGTTAAAAAAGGTAGTCCGGAAAGCCACGCGCCAAGACCAGCAGCGCTTGCGGGAAAAGGAACAGCGGGAGCAGCGCGCCTTTGCGGTGGCCCAAAATAAAGCTGATGAGCGGGGGCTACCTATGAAGATAGTAGGGGTGGAATACGCCTTTGATTTTTCCAAGCTTACCTTTTTCTTTACCGCTGAGGGGCGCATCGACTTCCGGGAGCTGGTGCGGGATTTAGCTGCCACTTTTCGCACCCGGATCGAGATGCGGCAAATCGGAGTGCGGGATGAGGCCAAGATCTTGGGAGGCATAGGTTGCTGTGGCCGGGAGCTTTGCTGCTGTGCGTTTTTGGGGGAGTTTGCCCCCGTCTCCATCCGCATGGCCAAGGATCAGCAGCTGTCCCTCAACCCGGGCAAGATTTCGGGGCTGTGCGGACGGCTGATGTGTTGCCTCAAGTATGAGAACGATTTCTACGAGGCCTGCCGTAGCTCGTATCCGCCCCAGGGGAAGCCGGTGATGACCCCCCAGGGCCGGGGCAAGGTGGTCAACTACAACGTCATCAAGAAAACGGTCACGGTGGAATTAGATGAGCTCAAGGCAGCTTTTGAGTTTCCCCTCTCGGAAGTCCGTCGGATCTGAGTGAGGAGTGCCTCATGCAGCTAGCTCCACAACCAGGCATGAAAAAAGCACGTAGGGGATGCTGGGGCGCTGGTCCGGAAGCGACATTAAGCCGACCCAGCACTCAACTACAAATTGCGTGCGGGTTCTCGTAGAGGCAGCGCAGGTGCAAGTAGGTGTTGCCGGTATGACCCGGTATAAAGCTGAGTGCTGGGCGCCGCAGCCTGAGCCGGAGCTTTAGGTGGCTCCGCGCAGGATTACGGAGCGGAGGAACAGCGCCCCAGCTGGGAATATATGTTTTTTGCAGGAGGTAGGGGCCGGTGAAGTTGAGCCAGAGCTTGGCCAATCTAGAGGAGATTCTGACGGCGGCGTTGGAGCAAGTTCGAGAGATGAAAGCCCGGGCCCGGGCGCTAGAGGAACAAAATGACCGGCTGCGGGAAGAATTATATGTCCTCCAGGGTGCAGGCGAGGCCAAGGCGCACTTGGAGCAACTTTATCGGGAAGGCTTCCATGTCTGCCCCGCCCATTTTGCCCGGCCCCGAGCCGGCCAGGAAGACTGCCTATTTTGCCTGAATTTCCTTCACCACCCCAGGCAAGGGGCAGGTTGATGGCAGAGCCAGGGAAGGACTGAGGTTCAGCCAGAGTAGTTACGGCGGAAACGGGGGCAGGTTGATGGTAGGGGCGAAGAAGAGGCCAGCGGGTGAGGGCACCCTGTTCTTAGTGGGCACGCCCATCGGCAACTTGGAGGACATGACCTTGAGGGGCCTTCGCATCTTGGAAGAGGCGGACCTAATTGCCTGCGAGGATACCAGGCGTACCAAGAAGCTCTTGAGCCATTTCAACATCCACACCCCGGTGACCAGCTACCACGAGCATAGCGGGCAAGGAAAGCTAAAGGAGCTACTTTTGCGGGTGCGGTCCGGCCAAAAGGTAGCGGTGGTATCCGATGCGGGCATGCCAGCCATATCCGATCCGGGGCGGGAGCTGGTGGCCCAGGCGGTGGCCGAGGGCTTGCATTTGGCTGTAATACCCGGCCCTTCCGCTTTAACTTCGGCCCTGGTGGTATCAGGCCTTCCACCGCAACCCTTTACCTTTTTTGGCTTTTGGCCCCGCACCAACAAGGAGCGGCGCAAGCTTCTACAAGAACTGGCCAGCATTCAGTGGACGGCGGTTTTCTATGAAGCTCCCCACCGCTTGGTGGAGACTTTGAAAGATCTGAGCCAGTGCTGGCCGTCCCGGCCAGTGGCGGTGGCGCGGGAGATAACTAAAGCGTTTGAAGAGGTGGTGCGAGGAAGCGCCGAGGAGGTCTACCGGCACTTTTTGGAACATGAGCCCCGGGGTGAGATAACCGTTATCGTGGGCCGGGCTGACCCGGCCGAGGCCGAAAAGGACCGGAGCAAGGAATCCCCCTCAGTCCTGGCCCAGGCCCTGAGGGAAGCCCAAGCCATGGCGGAAGAGGGGTACTCCCTTGCCCAGGCGGCCAAGGCCAGCGCCCAAAAATACCGCCTGTCCCGCCGCACCATTTACCGGGGCCTGATAGAGAAAACCCCTCTTCAGGGTGGGTCTGAGGAGGGGTAGCAGCCGAATCTTGGCTCGTGGGTAGTTGGTTGGCGCTGCGAATTTATACGGCTTCTTGAGCCATGGCCTGCAGGCAACTCTCGCACACGTTTTTGCCCTTAAAAACGTGGACGTTTTCCGCATTGCCGCAAAATACGCAGGCGGGTTCGTACTTCTTGAGGATGATGCGCTCTTGGTCGACGTAGATCTCTAGGGCATCTTTCTGATCTATGCCTAGCGTACGCCGGAGCTCAATGGGGATTACGACTCGACCTAGTTCGTCTACCTTGCGCACGATGCCGGTGGATTTGATCATTTTCTCCTCTCCTTCTCCAAGATTCGACAATATGCTTAGCTAGATAATACCAGGAATACCATTTAAAGTCAACGAATAAAATAACCTTTTGGATCGTTTTAATTACTTTTCAGGTCAACAATTTGGCGTTAACATAGAAACAACTGTTGCTCGAGGAGGCTTAGTATGAGTAAGGCTTATTACGTGACCACCCCCATTTACTATCCTAGCGACCGTTTGCATATCGGCCATGCTCTTACCACCACCATGGCTGACACCTTGGCCCGCTGGAAACGGATGCAAGGATACGACGTTTTTTTCCTCACTGGCTCCGACGAGCACGGCCTTAAGATTGAGCGCAAGGCTCGGGAGCAAGGAACTACCCCCCAAGAATATGTTGATCGAATCGTAGCCACTTTTAAACAGCTCTGGCAAAAATTGCTGATCTCTTACGACGATTTTATCCGCACCACCGAGGAACGCCACATCCGAGTGGTGCAACAGATCTTTCAGAAAATCTATGACCAGGGAGACATTTATAAATCCGAGTACGAAGGTTGGTATTGCGCCCAGTGCGAAGCTTTTTATACTCCTACTCAGGTCAAAGAATTTGAAGGCGGCCTCTGCCCTGACCATGGCATACCGGTGGAATGGATCAAGGAAGAGAGTTACTTCTTCCGCCTGAGCCGGTATGCTGATCGGCTGCTCCAGTATATTGAGGATCACCCCCATTTCATCCAGCCCGAATCCCGGCGCAATGAGATGGTGAGCTTCATCAAGTCGGGCCTAGAAGACCTATGCGTTTCCCGCACCACCTTTGACTGGGGCATCCCGGTACCCACGGATCCCAAGCACGTCATCTATGTTTGGATTGACGCCTTAACCAACTACATTTCTGCGCTGGGCTACGGCAGCGGTGACCCCAAGTTCGAGAAATTCTGGCCCGAGGCCCATCACCTGGTGGGCAAGGATATCGTCCGCTTTCACACCGTCATCTGGCCCATCATTCTCATGGCCGCTGGCATTGAACCCCCTAAGGAAGTATTCGGCCACGGTTGGCTTTTAGTTGAGGGGGGGAAGATGTCAAAAACTAAAGGCAACGTGGTTGATCCCATGGTGCTGATCGACAAGTACGGGGTAGACGCCATCCGCTACTTTTTGCTGCGGGAGATGCCCTACGGTGAGGATGGAGTTTATTCGGAGGAGGCCCTGGTCCGGCGCACCAATACCGATCTGGCCAACGACCTGGGGAATCTGATCAGCCGGAGCCTAGCTATGATCGAGCGCTTCGCCGGCGGAGTGGTACCGGAGCCGGGGCCGGAGGAGGAAGCTGACCGGGAACTAAGGGAGCTGGCCCAATCGCTGCCCCAGGCCGTAGATGTCGCTCTGGATCGGTACGAGTTTGCCGCCGCTTTGGCGGCCATCTGGAAGCTGGTGGCCCGGGCCAACAAATATATTGAAGATATGGCCCCCTGGAGCCTGGCCAAGAGGGCTGGCGCCGGGGGTAGCGCGGCTGGCGCCACGGGGAAAGGTGCGGACAATGGTGCAGCAGCCGGCACGGAGGATGCTGCTTGGGCCCGCCAGCGCCTCAACCGGGTGCTGTACAATCTGGCTGAGACCATTCGGGTGGTTACTGTCTTGGCTTCGCCCTTTATGCCGGCTATGCCGGACCGGGTCTGGCCTCAGCTGGGGATCGAGGGGTCGCCGGAGCTGGCCAGCTGGGAAAGCATCCAGCGCTGGGGAGCCCTTCCCCCCGGAACCCGAGTCCACCGCGGAGAAGCGGTCTTTCCCCGCATCGGGGAGCAAGGGGACGCGGCAGTAGCGGAGGAGCAAGGAGCAAAGAATCAACTCCGACAGACAGCACCAAAAGAGGGAAAAAGACACAAGGAGCATAAGGAGCAACTGGAGAAGAAGGAGGCAGCCCGCGTGACTGAACCAGAAACCGAGCTAATTTCTATTGAGGAATTCGCCCGCCTGGATTTGCGGGTGGCCGAGGTGCTGGCGGCAGAAAAGGTGGAAAAGACCGACCGCCTGCTCAAGCTCAGGGTCCGGATCGGCGATGAGGAACGCACCGTGGTAGCCGGTATTGCCCAGTATTACCGGCCAGAAGAATTGGTGGGGAAAAAGGTAGTGGTGGTGGCCAACCTCAAGCCCGCTACCCTGCGGGGTATAACCTCCCAGGGGATGATCCTGGCGGCGGTAGGCGATGACGGCTTAAGCTTGGTAACCCCCGAGCGGAATCTGGCCAGCGGGGCCAAGGTGAGATGACTTGGAAATGAAACTTGTGGATGTCCATGCTCACTTGACCGACGAAGCCCTGGCTCCGGAGATGGAGGCGGTGCTGGAGCGGGCTTGGGCGGCGGGAGTAGGGGCGGTTATTACCGTGGGCAATGATGAGGAAACCAGCCGGGCGGCAGCTGAGCTGGCTAGGAAGCGAACTGCCGGCCGGGTTGCTGCCGGCCTGGGTACTGGTCTAGGCACCGGCGAGCCAAGTGCTGCCGCCCTAAGTGCTGAGCAAGCAGGTACTCCTTGCCTTCCGGCCGTCTATGCTGCGGTGGGCTACCATCCTCACGATGCCCAAAGCGCTTCCGAGGCTGGACTTAGAAAGATCAGCGCCATGCTTGCGCGGCCTGAGGTGGTGGCGGTGGGGGAGATCGGCCTGGACTACTATTATGAGCTGTCTCTGCCGGTGGTGCAGCGGGAAGTATTCCGCCGCCAGATTCGGATGGCTCGCCGGGCTGGCAAGCCCATCATCGTGCACAGCCGCGATGCCCATGAGGATACTCTAAAGATCCTGAAGGAAGAAAAGGCGGAGGAGGTAGGCGGGGTAATGCACTGCTTTTCTGGAGATGACCAGGTAGCCAGGGCAGTGCTGGACCTGGGCTTCTACATTTCCTTTGCCGGGAACCTTACCTTTAAGAGCGCCCACGTCCTGCGGGAGGTAGCTGCCTGGCTGCCGCTAGACCGGATCATGGTAGAGACCGATTGCCCCTACTTGGCCCCCGAACCTCGTCGGGGCCGGCGCAACGAACCGGCCTATGTCCGCTACACTGCAAACATGCTGGCCCAAATCCGGGGGCTGCCGCTAGAGGAGCTGGCCCGGGCCACCAGCGCCAACGCCTGCCGCCTATTCCGCCTGCCCTTAGCTGAGTTTGTTCGCCGCGATTGAAGCCCTGCACCGCCAAGGCAGCCAGGTGGCGAGGGAATGGCTTAAGGCGGCTCTGTTGCGGGAAGAGGTGGCCATTGTGCCTCCGGGCGGCTCGCCTAAATTTTAGCTTGCGGCGCCAGGGGCTAAATCTGCCGGGTATAAACAATCCATAAATTGGCAATAATCTTCCCTGAACCGGTGCTATGGTTCGCCGGTGAGGGGGAGGGAAAAATGATAATTCCAGCATTGGCTGTATCGGGCCGCCCCTTAAAGGCGGCTTTTCTGATCCTGGTGGGATGCTGGCTGGTCTTGGGGGCGACGCTGACCTCCAGGCAGGCGAGCCTGCCATGGTTGGTAAACCAGGCGGGCCGGGTCCGGCCGGGAATTCAAGAGCAGGCGCCTTGGCCTGGGCCTCAGCCATGGTCGCTTGAGGTATGGGCCAAGCACCGGGCCCAGAACCAAACTCAGATCCAGGCTCAGGTTCAGGCCCAGACGCAGGTGCAGACCCAGGTCCAGCTGCCATCGGCCGGGCCGGGCGTATCCGCCCAACCTAGGGCTAAGAACTCTAGATTGACCTCAGGCTCTCAAGGCCGGGCCGGTCACCCCAGCTCCCGGCATGCCGGTGGCCGAACTTACTCCACCTTGGCCCTTAGAGAATTGCGGGCTAAGGTGGAATGGGCGGACATCCAGCCTTTAGTGGTTCGAAAGCTGTCCATGGAGGCTACCGCTTATACCCATACCGGTAACCGGACGGCAGCTGGCGTCTGGCCCTGCCCAGGAGTTATTGCCGTCGATCCCCGGGTAATCCCGTTGGGGACCTGGCTTTATGTGGAAGGCTATGGCTTAGGACAAGCACTAGATACCGGTGGCCTGATCAAGGGCCGGCGCATAGACTTATTTATGGATAGTGAGCAAAAGGCGGTAATCTGGGGGCGAAGATCGGTGCAGGTCTGTATCCTGCGGCCCCTACCTTAAAGCTAGTACCTTTCAGCCGGACTGCTGGTCCGGAAGTGGCCCCGCTCCGAACTTGGGGCGGTGAGCGCGGAGTCTGAGTCGGCGGCTGTCGAACTGTCCCCGACAACTTCTTAGGGCATTCTAGGTTATCTGCCATTTTGTGCCAAAGGAATCTTGAACTTCATAGCGAATTAACAGAACCAGACATATAGGAGGTGACCCATGGCTTCGGAGAAGGAGAGAAAAACCGGGTGGTGGCTAGCCCGGGCGGTGATTATTTTGCTTACGGCAGCTGCCATCATCTCTGTAAACGCGTGGCTTACCAAGACGGTTACTTTGACTTGTGATGGTAGGCAATGGGAGGTAAATACCAGGGCCCAGACGGTAGGCCAGCTGGTGCGCGAACAGCAGATAACCTTGGGGGAATTGGATGTAGTCGAGCCCGCCCTGAGCGCGCCCCTAAAAGATGGCTTACATATCCAGGTCCATCGCAGCTTCTCGGTCAAGCTGGTCAACGGCGACCAGGCCAAGGTCTATCAGGTGCGGCCGGGTAGCGATGTGGCTTGGCTCTTGAGCCATGCCCAGGTAGCTCTAGGGCCGGCTGATGTAGTAGAGCCGGGTCCCGAGTCACCCTTGGCTCCAGGGACTACGGTCAGGATCACCCGGGTAAGCCAGAAAACCATCAGAGAAGAGCGACCCATTCCCTTTGCCGTGGTTAGGCGGGGCGACCCCGATATGTTTCGTGGCATTGAAAAAGTAATTCAGAAGGGTCGAGAAGGTAAAGAAGTACGAATCTATCGGGTTACTTATCATAACGGCAAAGAAGTGAAGCGGGAACTGGTAGATACTAGCGTGGCCCAAAACCCTACCAATCAAATTGTAGCCTATGGCACCCTGCAGGTGGCTTCCCGGGGCGGGACCAGGTTTACGTTCGATCGGGTAATCGATGTCATTTCCACTGCTTACTCCCCAGCCACCGGGATTTATACCTGCACCGGGGCTAGAGCCCGGCGCGGCACCATAGCTGTAGATCCCCGCCTCATTCCCCTTGGCACCCGCCTCTACGTGGAAGGTTACGGGTTTGGGGTAGCTCAAGATGTGGGTAGCGCGATTCAAGGAGCTCGCATCGATGTTTTCTTTGAAAGCGAGGCCGAGGCGCAAGCCTGGGGGATCCGCCGGGTACGGGTTTACATTCTGCGCTAACCCCTGAGTCCAAGCAAGGTATAACGGCAGGCTGCACAGTAGGGGTACATGAGTAAGAGGATACGCTGGTGCCGGCCCGCTGGTCCGCAAGCGAAATTAGACCGAACAACTAAGCCACCTTAGCTAAGCTATGTGGAAGCGCGCCGGAGGGTAGGACGCCTGGAGCCAGCCACGGACATGAGGTCCGATTGGCCGGGCAGGCCGGCTTCAGTCCATCTTGCCCCTTTAAGCCTTGGGGGGTATAATAATCATGGATTGAGCCGGTTTCGTTTATATTTGAGCCTTTTTTGGGGCTATTGGCTTAGGAAGGGAATTATTTGGACCTTTCCGAGATGCGGCAGCTAGCAGCAAAATATGGTATTTATCCCCGGCGCAGCCTGGGACAGCACTTCCTGTTCGATGGCAACATCATTCGCCGCATAGTGAGGGAAGCCGAGGTAGGCCCCGAAAATGTGGTTTTAGAGATCGGCCCCGGCCTTGGTAGCATGACTCAGGCCCTAGCCGCTAAGGCCAAAAAGGTTATTGCCGTGGAGTTAGACCGGAGGCTGATACCGGCGCTCCAGGAAGCTCTTTGTAATTTTGATAACGTGAAGGTTATCCAGGGCGATGCTTTAAAGCTGGACCTGGAATCCCTGGTCCGCGCTCACGGTACGAGGCCGGGGCTAGCAGTTGGCCTAGAAGCTGGTGGTCGGCAGGAAGAGGTCAAGCCCCAGGGAGAGCCTGAGCCCAAGGCGGAGGCGGGCTCCAAGGATTACAAGGTAGTGGCCAACCTCCCTTATTACATTACTACGCCGCTGGTCATCCGCTTGCTGGAACGGTGTCCCGGAGCAGAGCTTCTGGTGTTGATGGTGCAGGAAGAAGTGGCCGAGAGGCTGGTGGCGGCTCCGGGCACTCCGGACTACGGAGCTCTAAGCGTGGCGGTCCAGTTTTATAGTCAACCTGAACTGTTGTTTAGGGTAAGGCCGACGGTATTTTGGCCCCGTCCCGAGGTAGGTTCAGCGGTGGTAAGGCTTTCGATCAAACCGCGGCTGGAACTTGAGGTTTCCGAGCGAGAGTTATTCTTTCGGGTGGTTCAGGCGGCCTTTGGGCGGAGGCGTAAGACCTTGGCCAATGCCCTGGAAGGCTTGAGATTGGAAGCAAGAGGCCATGCTGCCTTGACTAAAGAACAGGTTTTAGAGTTTTTAGCCAGGGCGGAGGTTGATGCTGAGCGCCGGGGCGAAACCTTAAGCTTAGATGAGTTTGCCCGGCTGGCCCAAGTTATAAGTAGGGAGTCCCAAAAACAGTTAAACGATCGGGGGTGAAAGCATGTATTTCTTCAGTCCTACTAAAGGTCGGCTAACGCTGGATGAGGTGTACCAGGATGCCATAGCTTTCATCGATGAGGATCCCCGGGCGAAATACAAGGTTATTATTGGGTCGGACTCCCAAACGCGGACTGGAGATACCTGCTTCGTAACCGCCATCATCGTGCACCGCATCGGCAAAGGTGCACGTTATTATTATCGGAGGAAAACCCACCGGCGCATGAGCAGCCTGCGGCAGCGGATCTTCTTCGAGACGGCGCTGAGCCTGGAGGTGGCCGACCAGGTGGCCCAGAAGTTGGCTGCCAACGGTCATGCCGAGCTGGACGTGGAGATTCACCTGGATGTAGGTCCCAATGGGGAAAGCCGGGATTTGATCCGCGAGGTGGTAGGCATGGTGGCCGGGAGCGGGTTTGGAGCCAAGATTAAGCCCGAATCCTGTGGCGCCAGCAACGTGGCCGACAAGCACACTCGCTAGCTCCGGCCCGGTAGTTGGCCACTGTGGCGTTCCGACAGCACAAGCCCCATGCCTAGGTCCGCGGCATGGGGTTTGTCTTGCTATAGGCTGTAAATGTGGCGGCACGGCAGGTCAAAAGATACTCTCTATCTGAACTGCCAGGCCGGCTATCACCCGCGACGTTACCGTCCCCTGCTCCTCAGCCTCCTGATCTAGGATGAACTTCCCATCCCGCAGGCAAAAAACTTGTACTGATTTGTGCTGGGGATCAACAATCCAGTACTCACTGACACCCTTCTTTTCATAAACCTTGTACTTGCTCCGCAGGTCGTAGTAACCAGTATTGGGAGAGAGAATCTCCACCACCAGGTCCGGGGCGCCATTGATACGTGTCTCCTCGATGATGGCCAGCCTTTCGTTGGATATAAAAATTATGTCCGGCTGGTAAGTTTCCTCTTCTCCTAGATATACATCGATGGGTGCGTCCAAAACGATACCAAGCTCTTTGTCCAAAACAAAACCTGCCATCTTCAGCTCTAATTTCATGGATACCATCTGGTGGTAGGGTGTTGGTGAAGGTGTCATTACCAGTTTGCCCCCAATTAGTTGATAAGGAGACTGCTCCGGCAGGCGGCAGTAATCATCATAAGTATACCGTGTTTTGCCCACCGCCACTTCCGCCCGAGCAATGCTCATTGTCCTTCACCTCCATTCCCCTAAATTCTCTTGTTCCTGCCGAGCTTTCCCTTATTTACCCTAATTTTACTCGAGGGCTGGAAATCAAGCAAGGGATTAAGGGGCGTTCCTCCTGCTACTCGATTTGGGGTATGCCCTCTTGACACCCGTGCTGTAATGCTGTATGCTGTAAGTACGTAAGTACCGAGGTGATATTGGCATGGAATACAAGTATCGCACCCAACTTTATCTGGACGCAGAACAGTACCAATTTTTAAAGGAACGCGCTGCCAGCTATAATATCAGCATGGCTGAAGTGGTGCGGCAATTGATAGCTAAAGAACAAAAGCAACAGGAAGTGATCGACCCTGGGGATCCCATCTTTCAACTGGGTCAGAAACATATTTCTACCGGACGCAGCGACGGTTCGGTAAATCATGATAGTTATATTTACCGGCGGCATCATGAGGACAAGTGAGCTTCTTTTCATCGATACTTCGGCCTGGATCGCCCTTTATGATCAGGGTGATGCGCACCATGGGGATGCGGTCCGGTTTTTTACTCCTGATAATCTCCGTGCCAAAAAGCTTATCCCTGTAACTACCAACTTTATTTTCGACGAAGTATATACCTACTTTTGCCGGAATCATGATGTGGCTGTAATGATAGGGCAATCATTAAAAGCGAGCAAGGTCCTTAAACTGGTGCAGGTAAGGGAAGCGGATGAAGCAAAAGCCTGGGAAATAGCGCAAAAGTATGGTGACAAGGATTTTAGCTATACGGATTGTACCAGTTTCGCAGTTATGCAGAGACTGAACTGCCATAAAGCTTTTGCCTTTGATAATCATTTCCGTCAGATGGGGTTTGAGGTTGTGCCTTAACTATAGGCGTCAAGGCGTTACTTTAACCATGGCCTGGAGGTGGGAGGATGAAACTGGCCGAAGCATTGCTGGATAAATTATGGCCAACCCGGAATTAAAGGGTTG is part of the Clostridia bacterium genome and encodes:
- a CDS encoding DNA polymerase III subunit delta', encoding MIKLSEILGQERAVRQLERALAESKVAHAYLFYGPQGVGKETTAWAFIQSLECRQLGARRLPANNLPAHDLTARGMPAHGVPLHDLAAHGSTDACGFCPACRQVEDGNHPDVTVVRPQGASLRLAQVKELQGQIAMKMVQGPYKVALIAQAECLTPEAGNSLLKTLEEPPAGSVFILISSQAHLLLPTIVSRCQPIYFRPLAGEVVEQALTSHGLEPSQAKQLAAIGGGSLGRALALAHDPAAGERARELDAWVRDLEKAAQAGDPKAKRAKAGNRLDASGWAQALRRAEQWSEREDLDELLNLLSNWWYREIVAREKSRQDSGWARQGFKVVGEAIQALNRSANKRLTLEVMFLRLLQLAAQRPFKLHLEGG
- a CDS encoding stage 0 sporulation family protein; translation: MVQVVGVRFKKAGKIYYFDPNQHRLRTGDQVIVETTRGVEYGVVVVGPKEVPEEEIVQPLKKVVRKATRQDQQRLREKEQREQRAFAVAQNKADERGLPMKIVGVEYAFDFSKLTFFFTAEGRIDFRELVRDLAATFRTRIEMRQIGVRDEAKILGGIGCCGRELCCCAFLGEFAPVSIRMAKDQQLSLNPGKISGLCGRLMCCLKYENDFYEACRSSYPPQGKPVMTPQGRGKVVNYNVIKKTVTVELDELKAAFEFPLSEVRRI
- a CDS encoding DUF972 family protein — translated: MKLSQSLANLEEILTAALEQVREMKARARALEEQNDRLREELYVLQGAGEAKAHLEQLYREGFHVCPAHFARPRAGQEDCLFCLNFLHHPRQGAG
- the rsmI gene encoding 16S rRNA (cytidine(1402)-2'-O)-methyltransferase — its product is MVGAKKRPAGEGTLFLVGTPIGNLEDMTLRGLRILEEADLIACEDTRRTKKLLSHFNIHTPVTSYHEHSGQGKLKELLLRVRSGQKVAVVSDAGMPAISDPGRELVAQAVAEGLHLAVIPGPSALTSALVVSGLPPQPFTFFGFWPRTNKERRKLLQELASIQWTAVFYEAPHRLVETLKDLSQCWPSRPVAVAREITKAFEEVVRGSAEEVYRHFLEHEPRGEITVIVGRADPAEAEKDRSKESPSVLAQALREAQAMAEEGYSLAQAAKASAQKYRLSRRTIYRGLIEKTPLQGGSEEG
- a CDS encoding AbrB/MazE/SpoVT family DNA-binding domain-containing protein; the encoded protein is MIKSTGIVRKVDELGRVVIPIELRRTLGIDQKDALEIYVDQERIILKKYEPACVFCGNAENVHVFKGKNVCESCLQAMAQEAV
- the metG gene encoding methionine--tRNA ligase, coding for MSKAYYVTTPIYYPSDRLHIGHALTTTMADTLARWKRMQGYDVFFLTGSDEHGLKIERKAREQGTTPQEYVDRIVATFKQLWQKLLISYDDFIRTTEERHIRVVQQIFQKIYDQGDIYKSEYEGWYCAQCEAFYTPTQVKEFEGGLCPDHGIPVEWIKEESYFFRLSRYADRLLQYIEDHPHFIQPESRRNEMVSFIKSGLEDLCVSRTTFDWGIPVPTDPKHVIYVWIDALTNYISALGYGSGDPKFEKFWPEAHHLVGKDIVRFHTVIWPIILMAAGIEPPKEVFGHGWLLVEGGKMSKTKGNVVDPMVLIDKYGVDAIRYFLLREMPYGEDGVYSEEALVRRTNTDLANDLGNLISRSLAMIERFAGGVVPEPGPEEEADRELRELAQSLPQAVDVALDRYEFAAALAAIWKLVARANKYIEDMAPWSLAKRAGAGGSAAGATGKGADNGAAAGTEDAAWARQRLNRVLYNLAETIRVVTVLASPFMPAMPDRVWPQLGIEGSPELASWESIQRWGALPPGTRVHRGEAVFPRIGEQGDAAVAEEQGAKNQLRQTAPKEGKRHKEHKEQLEKKEAARVTEPETELISIEEFARLDLRVAEVLAAEKVEKTDRLLKLRVRIGDEERTVVAGIAQYYRPEELVGKKVVVVANLKPATLRGITSQGMILAAVGDDGLSLVTPERNLASGAKVR
- a CDS encoding TatD family hydrolase, with the translated sequence MKLVDVHAHLTDEALAPEMEAVLERAWAAGVGAVITVGNDEETSRAAAELARKRTAGRVAAGLGTGLGTGEPSAAALSAEQAGTPCLPAVYAAVGYHPHDAQSASEAGLRKISAMLARPEVVAVGEIGLDYYYELSLPVVQREVFRRQIRMARRAGKPIIVHSRDAHEDTLKILKEEKAEEVGGVMHCFSGDDQVARAVLDLGFYISFAGNLTFKSAHVLREVAAWLPLDRIMVETDCPYLAPEPRRGRRNEPAYVRYTANMLAQIRGLPLEELARATSANACRLFRLPLAEFVRRD
- a CDS encoding 3D domain-containing protein; its protein translation is MIIPALAVSGRPLKAAFLILVGCWLVLGATLTSRQASLPWLVNQAGRVRPGIQEQAPWPGPQPWSLEVWAKHRAQNQTQIQAQVQAQTQVQTQVQLPSAGPGVSAQPRAKNSRLTSGSQGRAGHPSSRHAGGRTYSTLALRELRAKVEWADIQPLVVRKLSMEATAYTHTGNRTAAGVWPCPGVIAVDPRVIPLGTWLYVEGYGLGQALDTGGLIKGRRIDLFMDSEQKAVIWGRRSVQVCILRPLP
- a CDS encoding G5 domain-containing protein, translated to MASEKERKTGWWLARAVIILLTAAAIISVNAWLTKTVTLTCDGRQWEVNTRAQTVGQLVREQQITLGELDVVEPALSAPLKDGLHIQVHRSFSVKLVNGDQAKVYQVRPGSDVAWLLSHAQVALGPADVVEPGPESPLAPGTTVRITRVSQKTIREERPIPFAVVRRGDPDMFRGIEKVIQKGREGKEVRIYRVTYHNGKEVKRELVDTSVAQNPTNQIVAYGTLQVASRGGTRFTFDRVIDVISTAYSPATGIYTCTGARARRGTIAVDPRLIPLGTRLYVEGYGFGVAQDVGSAIQGARIDVFFESEAEAQAWGIRRVRVYILR
- a CDS encoding 16S rRNA (adenine(1518)-N(6)/adenine(1519)-N(6))-dimethyltransferase; the protein is MRQLAAKYGIYPRRSLGQHFLFDGNIIRRIVREAEVGPENVVLEIGPGLGSMTQALAAKAKKVIAVELDRRLIPALQEALCNFDNVKVIQGDALKLDLESLVRAHGTRPGLAVGLEAGGRQEEVKPQGEPEPKAEAGSKDYKVVANLPYYITTPLVIRLLERCPGAELLVLMVQEEVAERLVAAPGTPDYGALSVAVQFYSQPELLFRVRPTVFWPRPEVGSAVVRLSIKPRLELEVSERELFFRVVQAAFGRRRKTLANALEGLRLEARGHAALTKEQVLEFLARAEVDAERRGETLSLDEFARLAQVISRESQKQLNDRG
- a CDS encoding ribonuclease H-like YkuK family protein, producing MYFFSPTKGRLTLDEVYQDAIAFIDEDPRAKYKVIIGSDSQTRTGDTCFVTAIIVHRIGKGARYYYRRKTHRRMSSLRQRIFFETALSLEVADQVAQKLAANGHAELDVEIHLDVGPNGESRDLIREVVGMVAGSGFGAKIKPESCGASNVADKHTR